One window of the Pedobacter ginsengisoli genome contains the following:
- a CDS encoding sterol desaturase family protein: MMSHFNYLAFAIPAFFVFLFLEYGLALKLKKTHLFKYESSISNLSIGIAERLLNLFISASFYSLFFFIYTNYALFSIPNTWWVWLLLILVTDLIWYWYHRLGHEVNILWAAHIVHHQSEEFNFTVSARITVFQALIRNLFWCVIPLLGFHPAMVITILIVHGAYSFFTHTQLIKNLGWLEYILVTPSIHGVHHASDQKYLDKNYGDVFVFWDKIFGTFQKEEEQPRYGLTHPVKSYSFLWQHFHYYLEILAACKKVTGINRKLKIVFGHPSRLDQEIRPMLEKKYLQHKVSSSYRFKFRGYLNIQIIVSVILLTLITGLYPFFEATDKLFIVGFVLLTLINCGALMEQRKWIYNLEYTRLLTVFTYIFWKADHMELLLPLVVLLFIAEQLFHISHLYRHYVLRYDKV, translated from the coding sequence ATGATGAGTCATTTTAACTATTTAGCCTTCGCTATTCCGGCTTTTTTTGTGTTTCTGTTTTTAGAATATGGTTTGGCTTTAAAGCTAAAAAAAACACATCTGTTTAAATATGAAAGTTCTATTTCTAACCTCAGTATAGGCATTGCCGAAAGGCTTCTGAACCTGTTTATATCGGCAAGTTTTTATAGCCTGTTCTTTTTTATTTACACCAACTATGCACTTTTCAGCATACCTAACACCTGGTGGGTTTGGCTATTACTGATCCTGGTTACAGATCTGATTTGGTACTGGTATCATAGGCTGGGGCACGAGGTAAACATCCTTTGGGCTGCCCATATTGTGCATCATCAGAGTGAAGAATTTAACTTTACCGTATCTGCCAGGATCACCGTTTTTCAGGCATTGATCAGAAATCTCTTTTGGTGTGTAATACCCCTGCTCGGATTTCATCCTGCTATGGTAATCACTATCCTGATTGTACATGGGGCCTACTCCTTCTTTACCCACACTCAGCTGATTAAAAATTTAGGCTGGCTTGAATATATTTTGGTTACACCTTCTATACATGGCGTTCATCATGCCAGTGATCAAAAATACCTTGATAAAAATTATGGGGATGTATTTGTGTTTTGGGACAAAATTTTTGGAACATTCCAGAAAGAAGAAGAACAGCCAAGGTATGGGCTTACGCACCCGGTAAAAAGTTACAGCTTTTTATGGCAGCATTTTCATTATTACCTTGAAATTTTAGCTGCTTGTAAAAAAGTGACGGGCATAAACCGGAAATTGAAAATTGTGTTTGGTCACCCATCAAGGCTGGATCAGGAAATAAGGCCTATGCTGGAAAAGAAATACTTGCAGCACAAGGTATCTTCATCCTACCGCTTCAAATTCAGAGGCTATCTGAACATCCAAATAATTGTTAGCGTAATTCTGTTGACGCTAATTACCGGTTTATATCCTTTCTTTGAGGCTACTGACAAGCTATTTATTGTTGGCTTTGTTTTGCTTACGCTGATCAATTGCGGCGCATTAATGGAGCAGCGCAAATGGATTTACAATCTTGAATATACACGGCTGCTGACGGTATTTACTTATATTTTTTGGAAGGCCGACCATATGGAGCTGTTGTTACCTTTAGTTGTGCTGTTGTTTATTGCCGAACAATTGTTCCACATTAGCCATTTATACCGCCATTATGTACTTAGATACGATAAAGTTTAG
- a CDS encoding dihydrofolate reductase family protein, with amino-acid sequence MRKIRIFEHISLDGVIEHDGDYTYGAWTTPYRSPAGAAALFEAYGPNFDLLLARRTYDIFSGFWPNAGDFPMANAINAATKYIATHRPDSLKWGPVNNLDEDAVEAIRNLKSTDGPDLIVVGSSTLTSVLLDQGLADEVILITYPVLLGQGKRLLSDSINARELALVDSKTTPTGLFINTYKHIGPLKK; translated from the coding sequence ATGAGAAAGATCAGAATTTTCGAACATATCTCACTTGACGGTGTGATAGAACACGACGGAGACTACACTTACGGTGCATGGACAACACCTTACCGCAGTCCTGCCGGCGCAGCAGCACTCTTTGAAGCATACGGCCCCAATTTTGACCTCCTGCTTGCCCGCCGCACCTATGATATATTTAGTGGCTTTTGGCCTAACGCTGGAGATTTTCCAATGGCAAATGCTATAAACGCTGCAACGAAATATATTGCAACCCACAGACCCGATAGTTTGAAATGGGGGCCGGTAAATAATTTGGATGAAGACGCTGTAGAAGCGATCAGGAACCTAAAGTCAACTGATGGCCCTGACCTGATTGTTGTGGGGAGCTCAACATTAACGTCTGTATTGCTTGACCAGGGACTGGCTGACGAGGTTATCCTTATTACCTATCCGGTTTTACTTGGCCAGGGTAAACGCTTATTATCGGACAGTATTAATGCCCGGGAACTTGCTCTTGTTGACTCAAAAACCACGCCTACCGGCTTGTTCATTAACACTTATAAACACATTGGCCCGCTGAAAAAATAA
- a CDS encoding ATP-binding protein, which translates to MMKEIIKEILIQNQDMNLSRGLRSRNTGISLDLEKIQAIIGPRRVGKTSAMQLAIEELKTTRGISPTQIIYFNFEDERIQFEPHQLDLILQAWQELNPENKLENAWFFFDEVQAAPGWEHFLNRINETWSKKIFFTGSNSSVLHTELKSVLRGRSIAIELLPLSFKEYCEFSNFKPTAYGPGKSQTIALFHKYLIHGGYPETINLPSTQIGLSYLQEYYNAMLLRDIVEYNKLSNYSYLRSLYRQAASTIGKTISNRRLYNQLKSQQYSVGINSIYEAMDMAEQAYLFKRISRFNYSDSKREKSDKKIYWLDNGLLNANTAQYTGNNGLLLENLVYKELYLKFGNIYTQNIYYYSEPAGECDFVIYPEGGIAMPVQVSWTLSNPDTRSREMKGLLKAAAYCKVNEAWIITLDEEEELTIDGVHIKIMPAWKWMTKE; encoded by the coding sequence ATGATGAAGGAAATAATAAAGGAGATTTTGATCCAAAATCAGGATATGAATCTTTCCAGAGGCCTAAGATCACGAAATACGGGAATATCTTTGGATCTGGAAAAGATACAAGCTATCATTGGCCCCAGGCGTGTAGGTAAAACATCAGCAATGCAATTAGCCATTGAGGAATTGAAGACAACCCGAGGAATATCTCCCACTCAAATTATCTATTTCAATTTCGAGGATGAACGTATACAATTTGAACCTCATCAGCTAGATCTGATCTTGCAGGCATGGCAGGAACTAAATCCGGAAAATAAATTGGAAAATGCCTGGTTCTTTTTCGATGAAGTACAGGCTGCGCCCGGTTGGGAGCATTTTTTAAACCGAATAAATGAAACATGGTCCAAAAAAATATTCTTTACAGGTAGCAACAGTTCTGTACTTCATACCGAACTAAAATCTGTATTGAGGGGACGAAGCATAGCCATCGAATTATTACCGCTTTCTTTTAAGGAATATTGTGAATTCAGCAATTTTAAACCTACAGCATACGGTCCGGGTAAAAGCCAAACCATAGCATTATTTCATAAATATTTAATTCATGGAGGGTATCCGGAAACAATTAACCTTCCTTCTACTCAAATTGGGTTGTCTTATTTGCAGGAGTATTATAACGCGATGTTGCTTCGCGACATTGTAGAATACAACAAGTTAAGTAATTATAGCTATTTAAGAAGCCTGTATAGGCAGGCCGCGTCTACTATAGGTAAAACAATTAGTAACCGACGATTATATAATCAGCTCAAATCACAACAATACAGCGTTGGGATAAATAGTATCTATGAAGCGATGGACATGGCAGAACAGGCCTACCTCTTTAAAAGAATTAGTCGTTTTAACTATTCAGATAGCAAGCGCGAGAAATCAGATAAAAAGATCTATTGGCTTGATAATGGCTTGTTAAATGCCAACACCGCTCAGTATACAGGTAACAATGGTTTGTTATTAGAGAATCTCGTATATAAAGAGCTTTATCTGAAATTTGGCAATATTTATACTCAAAATATTTATTACTACTCTGAACCGGCGGGTGAATGTGATTTTGTAATCTATCCTGAAGGTGGAATTGCTATGCCGGTACAGGTGAGTTGGACACTCTCTAATCCAGACACGAGGAGCAGGGAAATGAAAGGATTACTTAAAGCTGCTGCTTATTGCAAGGTTAACGAAGCCTGGATTATTACACTTGATGAGGAAGAAGAATTGACCATTGATGGCGTGCATATCAAAATTATGCCAGCCTGGAAATGGATGACAAAAGAATAG
- a CDS encoding DUF1016 N-terminal domain-containing protein produces MGYPISEKLSHLLSGSHYVGLLKIDDKLERSFYQQQSIIEKWSIPELKRQKKSSLYLRLAVFKDKDQILKLAKQGQRVDNPIDICHQKMLSTQFTIFLFID; encoded by the coding sequence TTGGGATATCCAATAAGTGAGAAGCTTTCTCACTTATTGAGCGGGTCTCATTATGTTGGACTGCTTAAAATTGATGATAAGCTCGAACGTAGCTTCTACCAGCAGCAATCAATTATCGAGAAGTGGTCAATACCAGAGCTCAAACGCCAGAAAAAATCCTCTTTATACCTTAGATTGGCTGTATTCAAAGATAAGGATCAGATTTTAAAACTCGCAAAGCAGGGTCAAAGGGTTGATAACCCAATAGATATATGCCATCAAAAGATGTTATCTACTCAATTTACAATTTTTTTGTTTATTGACTAG
- a CDS encoding DUF4397 domain-containing protein, with protein MFCDDLTTPVSGKAKVRFANFSPDAPNVDLALAGSAAVFSNVAYGNFGEQTIITYDANGKAPATIPGLTWKTLGPFKEIDAFAGKNLEVKNNATQAVIPITGNGLSNLTFESGKIYTVFINGSVNGTGVSATIITHNK; from the coding sequence TTGTTTTGTGATGACCTGACTACACCGGTTTCGGGTAAAGCAAAAGTTCGCTTTGCAAACTTTTCTCCTGACGCACCGAATGTTGATTTAGCTTTAGCAGGCAGTGCTGCGGTTTTTTCTAACGTTGCTTATGGCAATTTTGGCGAACAGACCATTATAACTTATGATGCAAATGGGAAAGCTCCGGCAACTATACCTGGTTTGACATGGAAAACGCTTGGCCCTTTTAAGGAAATTGATGCTTTTGCCGGTAAGAATCTGGAGGTTAAGAACAACGCCACTCAGGCAGTAATACCAATTACAGGCAACGGATTGTCTAACCTGACTTTTGAGTCAGGGAAAATATATACTGTGTTTATAAATGGCAGTGTAAATGGTACCGGAGTAAGCGCCACAATCATTACACATAACAAGTAA
- a CDS encoding universal stress protein translates to MNPIIVATDFSEVAENAVEYAAAVAKHNDAKLILYNSFVIPTHAANTLLPAASIQKLITDNEIRLIERALTISIDYDIEVEHESDLSFVQDALKSLIEKHQAALVVLGMNTKTLEQDLWGNTTTSAIKRLNLPVMAVPLGAHFEGTKNVLFACDVLSGISEKVLANIKELAIALNAEVEVFNVNEKVEELKIHASLPEVSAIDDGLEGISYYYKNVNSNAVIKEIEKEIIDFQADLLIMVPKRYGFWSSIVHRSKTRIMASGLKIPLLSLPIS, encoded by the coding sequence ATGAACCCCATAATTGTAGCCACCGATTTTTCGGAAGTAGCCGAAAATGCTGTGGAATATGCTGCCGCTGTTGCTAAACATAATGACGCAAAACTTATACTGTATAATTCTTTTGTAATTCCTACTCATGCTGCCAATACGCTTTTACCTGCAGCAAGCATACAAAAATTGATAACTGATAATGAGATTCGTTTGATTGAAAGGGCACTTACCATATCTATAGATTATGATATTGAGGTGGAACATGAATCAGATCTCTCTTTTGTTCAGGATGCGCTGAAAAGTTTAATTGAAAAACACCAGGCTGCATTGGTTGTTCTGGGTATGAATACTAAAACACTGGAACAGGACCTATGGGGGAATACCACTACTTCGGCTATTAAGAGGCTTAATCTGCCTGTAATGGCGGTACCTTTGGGTGCCCATTTTGAGGGGACTAAAAATGTGCTTTTTGCCTGCGATGTTTTAAGCGGAATCTCTGAAAAGGTACTCGCAAATATTAAGGAACTGGCAATAGCACTAAATGCCGAGGTTGAGGTTTTTAACGTAAACGAGAAAGTTGAGGAACTGAAAATTCATGCCTCATTACCCGAGGTGAGCGCTATTGATGATGGTCTTGAGGGCATCTCTTATTATTATAAAAACGTAAATTCAAATGCCGTTATCAAAGAGATAGAAAAAGAAATTATTGATTTTCAGGCTGATCTGCTGATTATGGTTCCAAAAAGATATGGATTTTGGTCTTCTATTGTTCACCGGAGTAAAACCAGGATAATGGCTTCAGGATTAAAAATTCCGTTGCTTTCTCTTCCCATTTCCTGA
- a CDS encoding zinc-dependent metalloprotease — translation MKRTVTLLALVLMLVGGAFAQKKKKKELAADSLKKAAAAKSAKPTINDKIKSSKKIDGLFSMYRDTVTGSLQMYVKKDQLGKNYIYQSFSMGGPTTLFLNQNMIRTTWLFYIQKSDDKIELLQKNTNFYYDKANPVSKSADVDVSDAVFYSDKIAAQDSLGYLIAVDGLFLGDKLDPVKPVFPPTLPPGAVFNLGNLNAAKSKYQKIRSFPGNTDVVVELAYDNPVPLNGGGKDITDARYVRVKMQHSFLEVPKNDFRPRRDDPRVGYFGAEVDNLTSLSPTPYKDFISRWNLKKKDPSAALSEPVEPIVFWIENTTPLEYRPIIKEAGEKWNEAFEKAGFKNAVVMKEMPDTATWDPADIAYNVIRWVSSAYPSYGAIGPSFYNPLTGQILGADITVEWRSGAGTIITDDLYNGSNGALKLPWENPVEAVSSRSGHNHSFDKNHMSSCTLAQELSMQYQTGLTAIEALDADVPPAKRAETVREMHKQFLYYLIMHEMGHTLGLNHNMKASQMLTPAQMNDVALTRKIGLQGSVMDYPAINVSSDRSKQGDYYTTKAGPYDLWAIEYGYTPFSESEEEAGLNKILSRSTDPQLAFGNDADDMRSPGGGIDPRVNVNDQTNDMVTYGEDRFKLLNTMMPKLKSRFSKTGQSYQELRMRYLQLNGQRASIAAAISRFIGGVYVDRSFVGQKTTAAPFTPVPVAYQKKAMALLGKYVFAPNAFDADSPLFPYLQIQRRGFGFFGTNEDFKPQNTFMGLQLSTLAQILHPNTLTRINNSGLYGNTYSVASVMSDLANDIFAADLKTNVNLIRQNLQTEFIKASASIVSAPGGYDNASKAAALSTLKKIKTQLAGAVSTNEQTKAHRTNLAFLIDKALAVK, via the coding sequence ATGAAAAGAACCGTTACACTACTTGCACTGGTTTTAATGCTGGTAGGGGGCGCTTTTGCCCAAAAGAAGAAGAAAAAGGAACTGGCTGCCGATTCGTTAAAAAAAGCCGCAGCAGCCAAGTCCGCCAAGCCAACTATAAACGATAAAATAAAATCGAGTAAAAAAATTGATGGCCTTTTTTCGATGTACAGAGACACGGTAACCGGTAGTCTGCAGATGTATGTTAAAAAAGACCAGCTGGGTAAAAATTATATTTACCAGAGTTTTTCAATGGGTGGGCCAACAACTTTATTCCTTAACCAAAATATGATCAGGACTACCTGGTTATTCTATATCCAGAAATCTGATGATAAAATTGAGCTTCTGCAAAAGAACACTAATTTTTATTATGATAAAGCAAACCCGGTAAGTAAATCAGCAGATGTTGATGTGTCGGATGCAGTTTTTTATAGTGATAAGATTGCTGCACAGGATTCATTGGGATACCTAATTGCTGTAGATGGTCTTTTTTTAGGAGACAAGCTGGATCCTGTGAAACCGGTTTTTCCGCCAACTTTGCCTCCGGGTGCAGTATTTAACCTGGGGAACTTAAACGCTGCTAAATCTAAATACCAAAAGATCCGCTCATTTCCGGGAAATACTGATGTAGTAGTAGAACTTGCATATGACAATCCTGTGCCTTTGAATGGTGGTGGTAAAGACATTACTGATGCCCGTTATGTAAGGGTAAAAATGCAGCATTCTTTTCTTGAAGTGCCTAAAAATGATTTCCGTCCTCGTCGTGATGACCCAAGGGTAGGTTACTTTGGTGCCGAAGTAGATAACCTTACTTCTTTATCGCCAACGCCTTATAAAGATTTTATTAGCCGCTGGAACCTTAAAAAGAAAGACCCTTCTGCTGCCTTAAGCGAACCGGTTGAACCAATTGTGTTCTGGATTGAGAATACTACTCCGTTGGAATACCGCCCGATTATTAAAGAAGCGGGCGAAAAATGGAATGAAGCTTTTGAGAAGGCCGGTTTCAAGAATGCAGTTGTAATGAAAGAAATGCCTGATACTGCTACCTGGGATCCGGCTGATATTGCGTATAATGTAATTCGTTGGGTTTCCTCAGCTTATCCTTCTTATGGCGCAATCGGACCAAGTTTCTATAATCCTTTAACAGGACAGATCCTTGGTGCTGATATTACTGTTGAATGGCGCTCAGGAGCTGGAACTATTATTACCGATGATTTATATAATGGAAGTAACGGGGCTTTAAAACTACCTTGGGAAAACCCTGTTGAAGCAGTTTCGTCAAGATCAGGCCATAACCATAGCTTCGATAAAAACCACATGTCGTCTTGTACATTGGCTCAGGAATTAAGTATGCAGTATCAAACTGGCTTAACTGCCATTGAGGCTTTAGATGCTGATGTTCCGCCAGCAAAAAGAGCTGAAACTGTTCGTGAAATGCATAAACAATTCCTGTATTATCTGATAATGCATGAGATGGGGCATACGCTTGGGCTAAATCATAATATGAAAGCCAGCCAGATGCTAACCCCTGCTCAGATGAATGATGTAGCGCTTACCCGTAAAATTGGATTGCAGGGATCGGTAATGGATTACCCTGCGATAAATGTAAGCAGTGATCGTAGTAAGCAAGGCGATTATTATACTACTAAAGCCGGACCTTATGATTTGTGGGCAATTGAGTATGGTTATACTCCATTTAGTGAATCGGAAGAAGAGGCTGGATTAAATAAGATCTTAAGCCGTAGCACAGATCCGCAGCTTGCCTTTGGTAATGACGCAGATGACATGAGAAGTCCGGGCGGTGGTATCGATCCGAGAGTAAATGTTAACGACCAGACTAACGATATGGTTACTTATGGCGAGGATAGGTTTAAATTGCTTAACACTATGATGCCAAAGCTGAAATCCCGTTTTAGTAAAACAGGACAAAGCTATCAGGAGCTCCGTATGCGTTATTTACAGCTTAACGGACAACGCGCAAGTATAGCTGCAGCCATTAGCCGTTTTATTGGCGGTGTGTATGTAGACAGAAGCTTTGTAGGCCAAAAAACAACTGCAGCACCGTTTACTCCTGTTCCTGTTGCTTATCAGAAAAAGGCAATGGCCTTGTTGGGTAAATATGTATTTGCACCAAATGCTTTTGATGCCGACAGTCCGCTTTTCCCATACCTGCAGATTCAAAGACGTGGGTTTGGATTTTTTGGCACTAACGAAGACTTTAAACCTCAGAATACTTTTATGGGGCTACAGTTAAGCACACTTGCTCAAATCCTGCATCCAAATACCTTAACCAGGATAAACAACAGCGGACTTTATGGTAATACATATTCGGTAGCGAGTGTTATGAGTGATTTGGCGAATGATATTTTTGCAGCAGATCTTAAAACCAACGTGAATTTGATCCGTCAAAATCTGCAGACTGAATTTATTAAGGCTTCTGCAAGTATTGTTTCTGCCCCGGGTGGTTATGATAACGCCAGTAAAGCTGCAGCGCTATCTACACTGAAAAAGATAAAAACTCAGCTTGCCGGTGCAGTTTCTACAAATGAGCAGACAAAAGCTCACCGTACAAACCTGGCTTTTTTAATTGATAAAGCTTTGGCAGTTAAATAA
- a CDS encoding SDR family NAD(P)-dependent oxidoreductase, giving the protein MDQFALITGASKGIGKALAISLAKRKFNLLLVARSAPELNMLKSELSAQYNVRVEVFALDLSVPGVAKRVTDWCTDNAFPVSVLVNNAGFGVWGKFESLPLNEQLNMLQLNITALTELTYYMLPLLRRNQQGYVLNVSSTAAYQSVPTLALYAASKSYVLSFSRAIRYELKDSSISVTCLSPGPVGTGFAERAGLSAINDIAEKFNMDANVVADFAVKGMLNRKAEIIPGFTNIISAYANRILPKSLIERITAGIYNVK; this is encoded by the coding sequence ATGGATCAATTCGCATTAATAACAGGAGCAAGTAAAGGAATAGGGAAAGCCCTGGCCATTTCACTGGCGAAAAGGAAATTTAATCTTTTGCTGGTTGCCAGATCGGCCCCGGAGCTTAATATGCTTAAGTCAGAACTTTCAGCTCAATATAATGTTAGAGTTGAAGTTTTTGCATTGGATTTATCGGTTCCCGGAGTGGCAAAGCGTGTGACCGACTGGTGCACAGATAATGCATTTCCGGTTTCTGTTCTGGTTAATAATGCCGGGTTTGGTGTTTGGGGGAAATTTGAAAGCCTTCCTTTAAACGAGCAGCTGAATATGCTGCAATTAAATATAACTGCACTTACTGAACTCACATACTATATGCTCCCGCTTTTAAGACGAAACCAGCAAGGTTATGTGCTGAATGTTTCCAGCACGGCTGCGTATCAGTCCGTACCTACGCTGGCATTGTATGCGGCATCTAAATCATACGTTTTGTCGTTTAGCAGGGCTATAAGGTATGAACTTAAGGATTCTTCCATATCAGTTACCTGTCTCAGCCCGGGTCCGGTTGGAACCGGTTTTGCCGAAAGGGCAGGACTTTCAGCTATCAATGATATAGCTGAAAAATTTAATATGGATGCAAATGTAGTTGCTGATTTTGCGGTTAAAGGAATGCTGAATAGAAAAGCCGAAATAATACCCGGTTTTACCAACATTATCTCAGCATATGCAAATAGAATCTTACCAAAATCACTCATAGAAAGGATTACCGCCGGTATCTATAATGTCAAATAA
- a CDS encoding phytanoyl-CoA dioxygenase family protein, translating to MATSYPKFSLAETLTAEQKDFFNTNGFIHFKNFITPQTVKSIVDASLDVQKNWLSKEVNKVNGVPIKYGRDLDGSQIVQRFAFINQHHSAFSGLLLDPRLNGLLELAGAGARLGESEKDGMVFNHYVNGPDSKFTKMGWHTDGLRDIFYGQKLNPMLNVGIHLNNLEPENGGLRIIPGTHKQGLYQMLFRKKYFLDHDEDAEEIAVIPEVGDLTVHDGRLWHRVAQSNVIGEQSRRRVIYIPIIAGKYAPKNENSPTVFYQRFAGIVK from the coding sequence ATGGCAACTTCATATCCAAAGTTTTCATTAGCTGAAACTTTAACCGCTGAACAAAAAGACTTTTTTAATACAAATGGATTTATTCATTTTAAGAACTTTATAACACCTCAAACTGTAAAATCAATTGTAGATGCTTCTCTGGATGTACAAAAAAATTGGCTAAGTAAGGAGGTAAATAAGGTTAATGGTGTTCCGATAAAATATGGACGTGATCTTGATGGCTCGCAGATAGTACAGCGTTTTGCATTTATCAATCAGCATCATTCGGCCTTTAGCGGGCTCTTACTTGATCCAAGACTAAATGGATTACTTGAGCTTGCCGGTGCCGGTGCCAGACTTGGCGAAAGCGAAAAGGACGGAATGGTTTTTAACCACTATGTAAATGGTCCGGATAGTAAATTCACTAAAATGGGCTGGCATACGGATGGGCTAAGAGACATTTTTTATGGGCAAAAGTTAAACCCGATGCTTAATGTAGGAATACATCTTAATAATCTGGAACCTGAAAATGGGGGTTTAAGGATAATTCCGGGGACTCATAAGCAGGGGCTTTATCAAATGCTTTTCAGAAAAAAATACTTTCTTGACCATGATGAGGATGCAGAAGAAATTGCAGTGATACCGGAGGTTGGCGATCTTACCGTTCATGATGGTAGGTTATGGCACCGCGTTGCTCAATCTAATGTAATTGGAGAGCAAAGCCGCAGACGTGTAATTTACATTCCTATTATTGCCGGTAAATACGCACCTAAAAACGAGAATAGTCCAACTGTGTTTTACCAGCGTTTTGCAGGTATCGTAAAATAA
- a CDS encoding SGNH/GDSL hydrolase family protein: MRRILLLLAIIVTLGSFTPKEITWTAIGDSITYLNDHQDETGNRVTSGYMTRVVSKLPNIRYNNQGHNGWTAVGIAKEIENLGIQKSDVYSVFLSTNDWWSGMPLGTLSDYINNTGLKTVYGSYRIIINKLKALNPDAKIILITPMQRVDFVYIGDSHNNAWGSYKEKKGQMLSQFADAVNEIGRHEHFKVVDLYHKSGMELNTLVKYKRLKDPETGAYKNYSYPDFKDIPFNPDTDEYPYPVEASNNTYDGLHPSDKGYQVIADMLIKILKKY; this comes from the coding sequence ATGAGAAGAATATTATTGCTGCTTGCTATTATTGTTACCCTTGGGTCTTTTACTCCGAAGGAGATTACATGGACTGCCATTGGCGATTCGATTACTTATTTAAATGATCATCAGGATGAAACAGGTAATCGTGTTACCAGCGGATACATGACCAGGGTGGTAAGCAAGTTGCCTAATATTCGTTACAACAATCAGGGACACAATGGTTGGACCGCAGTTGGCATTGCCAAAGAAATTGAAAATCTGGGCATCCAAAAATCTGATGTGTATTCAGTTTTTTTAAGTACAAATGATTGGTGGTCAGGTATGCCATTGGGAACCTTAAGCGACTATATTAATAATACCGGCCTCAAAACGGTTTACGGATCGTACCGCATCATTATTAATAAGCTCAAAGCCCTTAATCCTGATGCTAAAATTATCTTGATTACCCCGATGCAGCGCGTAGATTTTGTATATATAGGCGATAGCCACAACAATGCATGGGGATCTTATAAAGAGAAAAAAGGACAGATGTTATCTCAATTTGCTGACGCTGTTAATGAAATAGGTCGGCATGAGCACTTTAAAGTGGTAGATCTGTATCACAAGAGCGGGATGGAACTGAATACTCTGGTAAAGTATAAAAGATTAAAGGACCCTGAAACGGGAGCGTATAAAAATTATAGCTATCCTGATTTTAAAGATATCCCATTTAACCCTGATACCGATGAATACCCTTATCCGGTAGAGGCAAGCAACAATACTTACGACGGATTGCATCCATCAGATAAGGGTTATCAGGTTATAGCGGACATGCTGATTAAGATCCTGAAAAAATATTAA
- a CDS encoding GIN domain-containing protein: MKTLTKTLVASALTAIVLTSSAITTFAANPVSPLVLSFKAATVSFNKVVITGNAKIILIKGLKEEVRIEEYYNPSKTTIARKGYSLLINSTEKSPVTITVTVKDLCRIQAFDDASITTMGTLNLTYLQIFLNDNARADVKANANSMYTILKDASTLKLSGSAESHTYIANNSEGIVFENFVCRKTDKLTSEPLASN, encoded by the coding sequence ATGAAAACCCTAACAAAAACCCTAGTCGCATCGGCACTTACAGCCATCGTTTTAACATCTTCAGCTATTACTACTTTTGCAGCAAATCCAGTTTCACCGCTGGTGCTATCTTTTAAAGCAGCCACTGTAAGCTTTAACAAGGTTGTTATTACCGGTAACGCAAAAATTATTTTAATAAAAGGCCTGAAGGAAGAGGTCAGGATTGAGGAATATTATAATCCTTCAAAAACCACAATTGCCAGAAAAGGCTATTCTTTATTAATCAATTCCACAGAAAAATCTCCGGTAACTATTACCGTTACAGTAAAAGATTTGTGCAGAATCCAGGCATTCGACGATGCTTCAATAACTACAATGGGCACACTTAATCTTACTTACCTGCAAATCTTTTTAAATGACAATGCAAGAGCCGATGTAAAAGCCAATGCAAATAGCATGTACACCATTCTTAAAGATGCATCAACCTTAAAATTAAGTGGCTCCGCAGAATCACATACTTATATAGCCAATAATTCAGAAGGCATTGTATTTGAAAATTTTGTATGTCGGAAAACTGACAAGTTAACTTCTGAGCCATTAGCTTCAAACTAA